A genomic window from Verrucomicrobiota bacterium includes:
- a CDS encoding DUF1501 domain-containing protein, translating to MLSIPGKPGSTCDGWSRREFLRVGGAGLFGISLGDILRLQAASAIEPDASKPKTGWGQAKSVILIFLQGGPSHIDIWDPKPDAPSNIRGEFKPIKTNVPGIWLSEVMPQLAKQMDKATLIRSVSYTPAGLFNHTAAIYQMMTGYTPDRVSPSGQLEPPAPNDFPHIGSQIARLRPPEVPMLPFVLLPRPLQESNVVGKGGTAGFLGPAFDPYYFYQDPAKEIKLDDLTLRKDVSKERLQRRAWLLDKVNDAMPEIEKAVQGYALDTYYQKAFDLILSGRARDAFDLTRESDKVRDRYGRHTFGQGCLMARRLIEAGTRFVQMNWPAVANGDPTKDAWDTHAANFGPLRDLHCPKLDSGVSALLEDLDQRGLLKETLVVAIGEFGRSPKLGVSTSGNGNAPDGRDHWPYCYTALIAGAGIKRGALYGKSDSAGSSPAEDPVHPTQILATVYHALGINPHTIVYNHLNQPRELVQAEPIPALFG from the coding sequence ATGTTATCGATCCCTGGAAAACCTGGCAGCACGTGCGACGGCTGGAGCCGCCGCGAATTCCTCCGCGTCGGCGGAGCCGGATTGTTCGGAATCAGCCTCGGAGACATCCTTCGCCTCCAGGCCGCGTCCGCCATCGAACCGGACGCCTCCAAACCAAAGACTGGCTGGGGCCAGGCCAAATCCGTCATCTTGATTTTCCTCCAAGGCGGCCCGAGCCACATCGACATCTGGGATCCAAAGCCGGATGCGCCGTCGAACATCCGCGGCGAATTCAAGCCGATCAAAACGAACGTGCCCGGCATATGGCTCAGCGAAGTCATGCCGCAATTGGCCAAGCAAATGGACAAAGCCACGCTCATCCGTTCCGTGAGCTACACGCCCGCCGGATTGTTCAACCACACGGCGGCGATTTACCAAATGATGACGGGTTACACGCCGGACCGCGTTTCGCCTTCCGGCCAATTGGAGCCGCCCGCGCCAAACGATTTCCCGCACATCGGTTCTCAAATCGCACGCCTGCGCCCCCCGGAAGTGCCAATGCTGCCGTTTGTCCTGCTCCCGCGCCCGTTGCAGGAGAGCAACGTCGTCGGCAAAGGCGGCACCGCCGGTTTCCTCGGCCCGGCCTTCGATCCGTACTATTTTTACCAGGACCCGGCCAAAGAGATTAAGCTGGACGACCTCACGTTGAGGAAAGACGTCTCCAAGGAACGCCTGCAACGCCGCGCCTGGTTGCTCGACAAGGTCAATGATGCAATGCCGGAAATCGAGAAGGCCGTCCAAGGCTACGCGTTGGATACTTACTATCAAAAGGCGTTCGACCTGATCCTTTCGGGGCGCGCCCGCGACGCATTCGATCTCACCCGGGAATCGGATAAAGTCCGCGACCGTTATGGCCGCCACACGTTCGGCCAGGGCTGTCTGATGGCGCGCCGGCTGATCGAGGCCGGGACGCGCTTCGTGCAGATGAACTGGCCGGCCGTGGCTAATGGCGATCCGACGAAAGACGCCTGGGACACGCACGCGGCGAATTTCGGGCCGCTGCGCGACCTGCATTGCCCGAAGCTCGACAGCGGCGTCTCCGCCTTGCTGGAGGACCTCGATCAGCGCGGCCTCCTGAAAGAAACTCTCGTCGTGGCCATCGGCGAATTCGGCCGCTCGCCCAAACTCGGCGTGAGCACATCCGGCAACGGCAACGCGCCCGATGGCCGAGACCATTGGCCGTATTGCTACACCGCATTGATCGCCGGCGCCGGGATCAAGCGCGGCGCGCTCTACGGAAAATCTGATTCGGCCGGCTCTTCTCCCGCCGAAGATCCGGTGCACCCGACGCAAATCCTGGCCACGGTCTATCACGCCCTGGGCATCAACCCGCACACGATCGTTTACAACCATCTCAATCAGCCGCGCGAGTTGGTCCAGGCCGAGCCCATCCCCGCGCTCTTCGGCTGA